DNA from Microbacterium sp. SORGH_AS_0969:
GACGGTCTCGAGCAGCATGCCCGGGATCGCGTGCTCGAACAGAAGCTGACGGCAGCGTCCGCACGGCATGAGCGTGCGCCCCTCGCCGTCCACGCAGACGAACGCGACCAGCTGGCCACCGCCCGACATGTGCAGTTCGGACACCAGTCCGCACTCGGCGCACAGCGTCACGCCGTACGAGGCGTTCTCGACGTTGCATCCGGAGACGATGCGGCCGTCGGCGACCAGCGCCGCGGCGCCCACCTTGAAGCGGGAGTAGGGCGCGTACGCGCGGTGCATGGCGTCCGTCGCGGCGGAACGGAGTTCGTCCCAATCGATGTCGGTCATCGTGGAGCAGGGGGTCCTCTCGTGAAGGGAAAGCGGGCTGGGTCAGCCCTTGACGTACGGTTTACCGGCGGCCGCGGGGCCGCGGACCTTTCCGACGAGACCGGCG
Protein-coding regions in this window:
- a CDS encoding cytidine deaminase; amino-acid sequence: MTDIDWDELRSAATDAMHRAYAPYSRFKVGAAALVADGRIVSGCNVENASYGVTLCAECGLVSELHMSGGGQLVAFVCVDGEGRTLMPCGRCRQLLFEHAIPGMLLETVSGIRTIDEVLPDAFGPRDLEEAAR